The Phocoena sinus isolate mPhoSin1 chromosome 17, mPhoSin1.pri, whole genome shotgun sequence genome contains a region encoding:
- the LOC116742758 gene encoding cytochrome c oxidase subunit 6C codes for MASSSLTKPQMRGLLGKRLRFHIVGAFVVSLGVAAFYKFAVAEPRKKAYADFYRNYDSIKDFEEMRKAGIFQSAK; via the exons ATGGCTTCCAGTTCTTTGACAAAACCTCAGATGCGTGGCCTTCTGGGCAAGCGTCTGCGATTTCATATTGTTGGAGCATTCGTTGTCTCCTTGGGAGTTGCAGCTTTCTATAAg TTTGCTGTGGCTGAACCAAGAAAGAAGGCATATGCAGATTTCTACAGAAATTATGATTCCATAAAAGATTTTGAGGAGATGAGGAAGGCTGGTATCTTTCAGAGTGCAAAGTGA